The following coding sequences lie in one Myxococcus xanthus genomic window:
- the lpxD gene encoding UDP-3-O-(3-hydroxymyristoyl)glucosamine N-acyltransferase — protein MPRQLGELAAHVGGELLGDPSQLIHGLNGLEEAGPGDVSFYGNPRYRRQFEATRASAVLVGADVPPREGVAMVRVANPHLAYAKLLRLFHTPERPAAGVRPGAWVHPEATVHPEAVLLPGASVDRGGRVGARTVLYPGAYVGEQAEVGEDCVLYPNVTVRERCIVGARVILHASSVVGADGFGFAFNPEGEAGPEHFKIPQVGIVRIEDDVEVGACTCIDRATVGETVVGRGAKLDNLVQIAHNVRVGPLSLICAQAGVSGSAEIGTGVVLAGQVGVVGHIRVGDLAKVGAQSGVAHDVPDGQVVSGSPAVPHREWLRASAAAGQMADLLKEVRALRRRVETLEKEKGP, from the coding sequence ATGCCCCGCCAGCTCGGGGAGCTCGCCGCCCACGTGGGTGGAGAGCTTCTCGGTGATCCCTCACAGCTCATTCACGGACTCAACGGGCTTGAAGAAGCCGGCCCGGGAGACGTGTCTTTCTACGGAAACCCGCGCTACCGGCGCCAGTTCGAGGCCACCCGTGCCTCGGCGGTGCTGGTGGGCGCCGACGTGCCCCCCCGCGAAGGCGTGGCGATGGTCCGGGTGGCCAACCCACATCTGGCGTACGCGAAGCTGCTGCGCCTGTTCCACACGCCAGAGCGTCCCGCCGCGGGCGTGAGGCCCGGCGCCTGGGTCCATCCCGAGGCCACCGTCCATCCGGAGGCCGTGCTGCTGCCCGGCGCGTCGGTGGACCGGGGCGGACGGGTGGGCGCGCGCACGGTGCTGTATCCGGGCGCCTACGTGGGTGAACAGGCCGAGGTGGGGGAGGACTGCGTCCTGTACCCCAACGTCACGGTGCGGGAGCGCTGCATCGTGGGCGCGCGCGTCATCCTCCACGCCTCCAGCGTGGTGGGCGCGGACGGCTTCGGCTTCGCCTTCAACCCGGAAGGCGAGGCGGGGCCGGAGCACTTCAAGATTCCCCAGGTCGGCATCGTCCGCATCGAGGACGACGTAGAGGTAGGGGCGTGCACCTGCATCGACCGCGCGACGGTGGGCGAGACAGTGGTGGGGCGCGGCGCGAAGCTCGACAACCTGGTGCAGATTGCCCACAACGTGCGAGTGGGCCCGCTGTCCCTCATCTGTGCTCAGGCCGGTGTGTCCGGCTCGGCGGAGATTGGGACGGGCGTGGTGCTCGCGGGGCAGGTGGGCGTGGTGGGGCACATCCGCGTGGGTGACCTGGCCAAGGTGGGCGCGCAGTCTGGCGTCGCGCACGACGTGCCGGACGGCCAGGTGGTGAGCGGTAGCCCCGCCGTTCCCCACCGGGAGTGGCTGCGGGCCAGCGCCGCGGCCGGCCAGATGGCGGACCTGCTCAAGGAAGTGCGCGCCCTGCGGCGCCGGGTGGAGACGCTGGAGAAGGAAAAGGGGCCGTGA
- a CDS encoding OmpH family outer membrane protein, translating to MSLRTTIAATAAALSLALPVAASAAELKVAYVDLQKVMLEVDDGKAAKSRLQKWLDDRQKEIDKEQNALRAEKETLDKQASAMSAEIKAQKEAELQRKVMLLAQKWEKSRAEAANKEQQEMKPIIDKIDSIINTIAERDDLGFVLERRDSGIVYARSLHDISNEVIRAYNSSKKTAAKDAPTKK from the coding sequence ATGTCGCTTCGCACCACCATCGCGGCCACGGCCGCCGCTCTGTCGCTCGCCCTCCCGGTGGCCGCCTCGGCCGCCGAGCTGAAGGTCGCCTACGTGGACCTCCAGAAAGTCATGCTGGAGGTGGATGACGGAAAGGCCGCCAAGTCCCGTCTCCAGAAGTGGCTCGACGACCGCCAGAAGGAAATCGACAAGGAGCAGAACGCGCTCCGCGCCGAGAAGGAGACGCTCGACAAGCAGGCCAGCGCCATGAGCGCGGAGATCAAGGCCCAGAAGGAGGCCGAGCTCCAGCGCAAGGTGATGCTGCTCGCCCAGAAGTGGGAGAAGAGCCGCGCCGAGGCCGCCAACAAGGAGCAGCAGGAGATGAAGCCGATCATCGACAAGATCGACTCCATCATCAACACCATCGCCGAGCGCGATGACCTGGGCTTCGTCCTCGAGCGCCGCGACTCCGGCATCGTCTACGCCCGGTCGCTGCACGACATCTCGAACGAAGTCATCCGGGCGTACAACAGCTCGAAGAAGACGGCGGCGAAGGACGCCCCGACGAAGAAGTAG